Proteins encoded within one genomic window of Sminthopsis crassicaudata isolate SCR6 chromosome X, ASM4859323v1, whole genome shotgun sequence:
- the AVPR2 gene encoding vasopressin V2 receptor produces the protein MLRVSTASAAPGPLSNGSLPGNSSRSSGEDRNPWLAQAEVALLAAMFVCVTLSNMLVLGALARRGRRGRWAPMHVFIGHLCLADLAVALFQVLPQLAWDITDRFQGPDFLCRSVKYLQMVGMYASSYMILAMTLDRHRAICRPMLAFRHGGAHWNRPILVAWALSLIFSLPQLFIFSQREVGDGTGTLDCWALFIEPWGLRAYVTWIALMVFVAPAAGIAACQVLIFREIHASLSPRSSGVGPSEGARVSAAMTKTVRMTLVIVIVYVLCWAPFFLVQLWSVWDPQAPREGPPFVLLMLLASLNSFTNPWIYAFFSSSVSLELRGLLCCSRAPALASLGPPDDSCITASSSLTKDTSS, from the exons ATGCTGCGAGTTTCCACGGCGTCAG CCGCCCCTGGGCCCCTCTCCAACGGCAGCCTTCCCGGCAACAGCAGCAGAAGCAGCGGCGAAGACCGAAACCCATGGTTGGCCCAGGCCGAGGTGGCGCTGCTGGCGgccatgtttgtgtgtgtgacgCTGAGCAATATGCTAGTGCTGGGGGCCCTGGCCCGCAGGGGCAGGAGAGGCCGCTGGGCCCCTATGCACGTCTTCATCGGCCACCTGTGTCTGGCCGATCTGGCCGTGGCCCTGTTTCAGGTGCTCCCGCAGCTGGCCTGGGACATCACGGACCGTTTCCAGGGCCCCGACTTTCTGTGCCGATCCGTCAAATATCTGCAGATGGTGGGCATGTACGCTTCCTCCTACATGATCCTGGCCATGACCCTGGACCGCCATCGGGCCATCTGCCGCCCCATGTTGGCATTCCGCCACGGTGGGGCTCACTGGAATAGACCCATCCTGGTTGCATGGGCCCTCTCGTTGATTTTCAGTCTGCCCCAGCTCTTCATCTTCAGCCAACGGGAGGTCGGGGATGGCACTGGGACTCTGGACTGCTGGGCCCTCTTCATCGAGCCCTGGGGGCTCCGGGCCTACGTCACTTGGATCGCCCTGATGGTGTTTGTGGCACCGGCTGCAGGCATTGCTGCCTGCCAGGTGCTCATCTTTCGAGAGATCCATGCCAGCCTGTCCCCGAGGTCGAGCGGCGTAGGGCCTAGTGAGGGTGCCCGGGTCTCAGCAGCCATGACCAAGACAGTGAGAATGACCCTGGTGATAGTGATTGTGTACGTGCTGTGTTGGGCACCCTTCTTCTTGGTGCAACTGTGGTCGGTGTGGGACCCCCAGGCACCCCGGGAAG GGCCTCCCTTTGTGTTGCTCATGCTTCTGGCCAGCCTCAACAGCTTCACCAACCCTTGGATCTACGCCTTCTTCAGTAGCAGCGTCTCCTTGGAGCTGCGCGGCCTCCTCTGCTGCTCCCGGGCCCCGGCTCTGGCCAGCCTCGGTCCCCCGGACGACTCCTGCATAACTGCCAGCTCCTCTCTCACCAAGGACACATCCTCCTGA